A single Nitrosospira multiformis ATCC 25196 DNA region contains:
- a CDS encoding methane monooxygenase/ammonia monooxygenase subunit B, translating into MKNLFKKSIAGVCSLAALGLALTLDIQPAAAHGERSQEPFLRMRTIQWYDMKWGPETTKVNDIATMTGKFHLAEDWPRAVGKPGRAFFNVGSPSPVFVRLSTKLNGEPTYISGPMEIGRDYAFEVRLKARIPGRHHMHAMVNIKDAGPIAGPAAWMNISGSWDDFTNPVKLLTGETIDTETFNFSNGIFWHILWLSLGIFWIGYYVARPMFLPRSRVLLAYGDELLLDPMDRKVAWVVLILTFGIVWGGYRYTETKHPYTVPIQAGESKVEPLPVKPNPIAIKVTHANYDVPGRALRVTMSVTNSGDKPYRIGEFTTAGVRFINKVGLKHLDRGYPKELVATGLSFDNETPIQPGETREVKMEAKDALWEVQRLMALLGDPESRFGGLLMTWSEDGDRNINSIAGAVIPVFTKL; encoded by the coding sequence ATGAAGAACCTGTTCAAGAAGAGTATAGCCGGGGTATGCAGCCTTGCCGCCCTGGGACTGGCGCTGACGCTCGACATCCAGCCGGCGGCGGCCCACGGGGAACGCTCGCAGGAACCGTTCCTGCGCATGCGTACCATCCAGTGGTATGACATGAAATGGGGCCCCGAGACCACCAAGGTCAACGACATAGCCACCATGACCGGCAAATTCCACCTGGCCGAAGACTGGCCGCGCGCGGTGGGCAAGCCTGGACGCGCCTTCTTCAACGTAGGCAGCCCAAGCCCCGTGTTCGTGCGTCTTAGCACCAAGCTCAACGGCGAGCCGACCTACATCTCCGGACCGATGGAGATTGGGCGCGACTACGCCTTTGAAGTGAGGCTGAAAGCGCGCATCCCCGGACGCCACCACATGCACGCCATGGTCAACATCAAGGACGCAGGCCCGATTGCAGGTCCTGCCGCCTGGATGAACATCTCCGGCAGCTGGGACGACTTCACCAACCCGGTGAAGCTCTTGACGGGCGAGACCATCGACACCGAGACCTTCAACTTCAGCAACGGCATCTTCTGGCACATCCTGTGGCTGTCCCTTGGCATTTTCTGGATCGGCTACTATGTGGCGCGGCCCATGTTCCTGCCAAGAAGCCGGGTGCTGCTGGCCTACGGGGACGAACTCCTGCTCGACCCCATGGACCGGAAAGTTGCCTGGGTGGTGCTGATACTCACCTTTGGCATCGTCTGGGGCGGCTATCGCTACACCGAGACCAAGCACCCGTACACGGTGCCGATCCAGGCTGGCGAATCCAAGGTTGAACCGCTGCCGGTGAAACCCAACCCGATCGCAATCAAGGTCACGCACGCCAACTACGACGTGCCGGGACGCGCCTTGCGGGTAACGATGTCTGTTACCAACAGCGGCGACAAGCCCTACCGCATCGGGGAATTCACCACTGCGGGCGTGCGCTTCATCAACAAGGTTGGCTTGAAGCACCTGGACCGCGGCTATCCGAAGGAACTGGTGGCCACCGGTCTGTCGTTCGACAACGAGACGCCGATCCAGCCTGGCGAGACGCGCGAAGTCAAGATGGAAGCGAAAGACGCGCTGTGGGAAGTGCAACGGCTGATGGCGCTCCTGGGTGACCCGGAAAGCCGCTTTGGCGGACTTCTCATGACCTGGAGCGAGGATGGCGATCGCAACATCAACAGCATCGCAGGTGCGGTCATCCCGGTCTTCACCAAGCTGTAA
- a CDS encoding methane monooxygenase/ammonia monooxygenase subunit A, whose amino-acid sequence MSRTDEILKAAKMPPEAVKMSRMIDVIYFPILCILLVGTYHMHFMLLAGDWDFWLDWKDRQWWPVVTPIVGITYCAAIMYYLWVNYRLPFGATLCIVCLLVGEWLTRFWGFYWWSHYPMNFVFPSTMIPGALVMDTVLLLTRNWMITALVGGGAFGLLFYPGNWTIFGPTHLPLVAEGVLLSVADYTGFLYVRTGTPEYVRLIEQGSLRTFGGHTTVIASFFSAFVSMLMFTVWWYFGKVYCTAFYYVKGARGRVSMKNDVTAFGEEGFAEGIK is encoded by the coding sequence ATGAGCAGAACAGATGAAATACTGAAGGCGGCGAAGATGCCGCCCGAAGCGGTAAAGATGTCCAGGATGATAGACGTGATTTACTTCCCGATTCTATGCATCCTGCTGGTTGGAACCTACCACATGCACTTCATGCTGCTGGCGGGTGACTGGGACTTCTGGCTTGACTGGAAGGACCGGCAATGGTGGCCTGTGGTAACCCCGATTGTAGGGATCACCTACTGTGCCGCGATCATGTACTACCTGTGGGTGAACTACCGCCTGCCGTTTGGAGCCACACTGTGCATCGTGTGCCTGCTGGTGGGTGAATGGCTGACCCGTTTCTGGGGTTTCTACTGGTGGTCGCACTACCCCATGAACTTTGTATTCCCCTCCACCATGATTCCCGGCGCGCTGGTGATGGACACCGTCCTGCTTCTGACGCGCAACTGGATGATCACGGCACTGGTTGGCGGCGGCGCCTTTGGTTTGTTGTTCTATCCTGGCAACTGGACCATCTTCGGGCCGACCCACCTGCCGCTGGTGGCAGAAGGCGTGCTGCTCTCGGTAGCCGACTACACGGGCTTTCTGTATGTCCGTACCGGCACCCCTGAGTACGTGCGACTGATCGAACAAGGGTCACTGCGCACCTTTGGCGGTCACACCACCGTTATCGCCTCCTTCTTCTCCGCGTTCGTCTCCATGCTCATGTTCACCGTCTGGTGGTACTTTGGCAAGGTCTACTGCACCGCCTTCTACTATGTCAAGGGCGCACGCGGCCGTGTCAGCATGAAGAACGACGTGACAGCATTTGGCGAAGAAGGCTTTGCCGAGGGGATCAAATAA